A genomic stretch from Desulfolutivibrio sulfodismutans DSM 3696 includes:
- a CDS encoding sigma-54 interaction domain-containing protein has product MPQDGDDAMSRENLARVLDDMGLGVFTVDEDWNIRFFNREAERITGYSRDEVLGKKCHEVFYTQNCHERCQLRQAIQTGRKSGKTRLDIRDKSGRRLAVEVSAAPLTDAAGAVVGGVETFLDVSGTNAVRPAAGRSHGLDEFVGADDAILRLFETLTLAAGTTAPILLLGETGTGKDLLARAAHSLSHRRDGPFVKINCAALPENLLESELFGYKKGAFTDARADKPGILQTAEGGTVFFDEIGELPLSLQAKLLQVMEEKRFHPLGATSPRTVDVRLVAATNRSLKTLAAEGKFRDDLYFRLRVLELEIPPLRKRRSDIPLLIEHFLKHIGEMYHKRIAGADPAVIKILYRHDFPGNVRELLHVVEHAVILAKDDMLHTGDLPPYLAQSAPRKAVADDPGPLARSERDCLVEELAAHGWNMAQTAKTLGVNRSTLWRKMKKYGL; this is encoded by the coding sequence ATGCCGCAGGACGGCGACGACGCGATGTCACGGGAAAATCTGGCCCGGGTGCTTGACGACATGGGCCTGGGCGTCTTCACCGTGGACGAGGACTGGAACATCCGCTTTTTCAACCGGGAGGCCGAGCGCATCACCGGCTATTCCCGGGACGAGGTGTTGGGGAAAAAGTGCCACGAGGTCTTTTATACCCAAAATTGCCATGAGCGGTGCCAACTGCGGCAGGCCATCCAGACCGGCCGCAAGAGCGGCAAGACCCGGCTGGACATCAGGGACAAATCCGGCCGCCGTCTGGCCGTGGAGGTCTCGGCCGCGCCCCTGACCGACGCTGCGGGCGCGGTGGTGGGCGGGGTGGAGACCTTTCTGGACGTGTCCGGGACGAACGCCGTGCGCCCGGCGGCCGGACGGTCCCACGGCCTGGACGAGTTCGTGGGCGCAGACGACGCCATCCTGCGCCTGTTCGAAACCCTGACCCTGGCCGCCGGAACCACCGCCCCCATCCTGCTCCTGGGCGAGACGGGCACGGGCAAGGATCTGCTGGCCCGGGCCGCCCACAGCCTGAGCCATCGCCGGGACGGCCCCTTCGTCAAGATCAACTGCGCCGCGCTGCCCGAAAACCTGCTGGAATCGGAGCTTTTCGGCTACAAAAAAGGGGCCTTCACCGACGCCCGAGCCGACAAGCCGGGCATCTTGCAGACCGCCGAGGGCGGCACGGTCTTTTTCGACGAGATCGGCGAACTGCCCCTGTCGCTTCAGGCCAAGCTGCTCCAGGTCATGGAGGAAAAACGTTTCCACCCTCTGGGGGCCACCTCCCCGCGCACCGTGGACGTTCGCCTGGTGGCGGCCACCAACCGCAGCCTCAAGACCCTGGCCGCGGAGGGCAAATTCCGCGACGATCTGTATTTTCGCCTGCGGGTGTTGGAGCTGGAGATTCCCCCCTTGCGCAAACGGCGCAGCGACATTCCCCTTTTGATCGAACATTTCCTCAAACACATCGGCGAGATGTACCACAAGCGGATCGCCGGGGCGGACCCGGCGGTGATCAAGATCCTGTACCGCCATGACTTTCCAGGCAACGTGCGCGAACTGTTGCATGTGGTGGAGCACGCCGTCATCCTGGCCAAGGACGACATGCTGCATACCGGCGACCTGCCGCCCTATCTGGCCCAGTCCGCCCCCCGCAAGGCCGTAGCGGACGATCCCGGCCCCCTGGCCCGCAGCGAGCGGGACTGCCTTGTGGAGGAATTGGCGGCGCATGGTTGGAACATGGCCCAGACCGCCAAAACCCTTGGCGTCAACCGCTCCACCCTGTGGCGCAAGATGAAAAAATACGGCCTCTAG